TCGGTTCCGGTGATATCATTATCTATGGTCCCCGGCACGCCGATTGCCGGCAAGTTATATTCACTATTAAATATATCCGCCCCTTTAAAGGAACCGTCACCGCCGATAATCACCAAACCCTGTATACCAAAGCGCTGTACATTGGCAAATGCTTTGGCTCTGCCCTCGGGAGTTTTGAATTCCTCCGACCGGGCAGTACGCAATATGGTACCGCCCCGGTGAATAACATCCGCCACCGAGCCTAAATTCATCGGCCCCATATCGGCTTCAATAAAACCGCTGAAGCCCCTTTGTATACCGATTACCTCCAGACCGTGATAAATAGCCTTTCTGACCACGGCCCGGATAGCGGCGTTCATGCCGGGGGAGTCACCCCCGCTGGTTAATACTGCGATACGCTGCACAGCTGCTCCTCCTTTATGCGGCTTACGCTAAACGGCTTCTTGATAATATTGATTTATTATATTAACAATAATACTTTTTACTATCACAACTTAAATATGCAGCCAGTTTTTCGCCAATATTGCGCAAAGTACATTTTGTACGCCTTATGGCAGGCATATTAAAAAAATATCCAGAGCATTACCCTGGATATTTTGCGGACTTTAATAATTTAAGCTTGGCCGGTGCTTAAATTACCGTGCTTGGTCATTATTTCGGCCCGTCCGCGTATCTTAATAGCCGAAGTATGCTGAGTAAACTGAGCAATCATTATTTCGCCCTTATCCAGCTTTTCGGAATGGTGGAACTTTGTATCACGCCCGCGGGTAAGTCCAATGATAGTTACCCCGTTTTCCAGGGCTTTAATAACAATGTATTCACCGGTTGTCTCATTATATTCACTCATGTTTTCACCTCATAGAAATTACCTTATTCTAGCAGTCATAATAACACAGCCTAATCAGTTTGACAAGCTAGTTTACCCGCTTGGCCTCTCTTAAGGTTATCCTGACTTACCGGCGTATTCTTTATTTTTACCCTTTCCGGACCCAGAAAACCGGTAAGCTGCCGCACCACGTCTGAATCCAGGTTAACCCAAAAGCGGCGGTCCGCCAGCGCCAGTTTTTTATCCCGGGGAAAGTACAGGTAGACCGGGCATTCACCGGGATGGGAGCATAAAACCATCTGCACCCTGGTGATAGCCTCTATAGAAACTTCCGTAAAATTAATATAAAGCTCGCCATATTTGCGTAAAGCCATGGCTTCCAGCACATTGACAATGACCTTGACCTCTTCACCGCTAACACTGGTTACCCCCCTGGCCAAAACCGGATTATCTACTTTAAGCAATGAGACACATTGCTGATAACAGCGTGGAAAAATCACCAACTCCACCACGCCCGACAAATCCTCCAGGTTGGCAAAGGCCATGTTATCTCCCTTTTTGGTGGTTATTCTTTTCACCGCATTGAGCATGCCCCCCACCACCACTTCGGTGCGGTCCTCAAGTTCCGCCAGGGTTATCGTTTGGTGCGTAGTGTGCCTGATAATTGTTTCCCGGTACTGCGACAGCGGGTGCCCGCTGACATAAAGGCCCAGCGCCTCCTTTTCCATGACCAGCAAATCTCCCTGGTCAAACTCTTGTATACTGGGCATATCCAATGAAATTGTGTTTTTTACATCGTCTCCCCAGAAGTCCAGCAATGACCGCTGACCGTTTTGACGATCCTGCTGGCTGAGCTGTGCCAGTCCCAGCCCGGAATCAATAGATGCCACCATTTGTGAGCGATAGTGACCCAGAGAATCCAGCGCGCCGCTTTTGATGAGGTTTTCTATCACCCGGCGGTTGATCAGTCGGGTATCCACTCGCTGACAAAAGTCCGCAAATGATGTATAGGGGCCGCCGCCTTCCTTGATATCAATAATGCACTTAACAGCGTTTAAACCTACATTTTTAATAGCGGCCATACCAAATCTTATATTTTCGCCCGCTACCGTAAAGTTAACGCCGCTAATGTTTACGTCCGGCGGCAGTACGTCAATGCCCATGCGACGGCATTCCTCAATATAAAAAGAAACCTTATCCGTATTATCCCGCACCGATGTTAAAAGCGCCGCCATAAACTCTACCGGGTAGTTGGCTTTTAAATAAGCCGTCTGGTAGGCAACCAGCGCGTAAGCCGCCGAATGGCTTTTATTAAAGCCGTATCCGGCAAAATACTCGATTAAGTCAAATACCTGACCGGCAATATCAGCGTCCACATTATTCTTTTGCGCGCCTTCGGTAAATTGAACCCGCAGCCCGGCCAGTATTTCCGGCTTTTTCTTACCCATCGCCCGGCGCATGAGGTCGGCCTCACCCAGAGTAAATCCCCCCAGGTCACTGGCAATACGCATAACCTGTTCCTGATAAAGAATTACTCCGTAGGTGTCTTTTAATATGGGCTCCAGTAAGGGGTGCAGGTACTCCACTTTCTTCTCACCGTGCCGACCTTTAATAAAGTCCTCCACCATACCGCTGCCCAGCGGCCCGGGCCTGTACAAGGCTACCAGGGGGACTATATCCTCGAATTCCTCGGGCCTTAATTCTTTCAGTATAGCCCGCATGCCGCTGCTTTCCAGTTGGAAGACCCCCACCCCGTCGCCCCGGCAGAGCAACTCAAATGCCGGCTGGTCATCAAGGGGTATTTCACTAATGTTTATTTTTACCCCGCGGTTTTGATCAATCATGTGTACCGCGTCGGCAATCACCGTCAAGGTGCGCAGCCCCAGGAAGTCCATCTTCAGCAGCCCCAGTTCCTCAACCGGATCCTTGGCAAACTGGGTGGTCAGCGGGCCGTCCGCGGCCTTATACAGCGGCAAGTAATGCGTCAGGGGATCGCGGGTGATCACAACCCCCGCGGCGTGGGTGGAAGCATGCCGGGGCATGCCCTCCAGCAAAGCGGCCATATCGATTAACTTGTGTACTTGGGCGTTCTCCCGGTATATCTGGCTCAATTCGGGGGAGTCCCGCAAAGCTTTTTCAATAGTAATTTTTAGGTCGTTGGGCACCAACTTGGCAATGCGGTCCACATCGCCGTATGCCATGCCCATTGTTCGCCCCACATCGCGGATGGCCGCCTTGGCAGCCATCGTACCGAAGGTGGCGATCTGGGACACCCGGTCCGAGCCGTATTTTCTGGCCACATATTCAATGACCTCGCCACGCCTTTCAAAGCAGAAGTCTATATCTATATCCGGCATGGAAACCCTCTCGGGATTTAAAAACCGCTCGAACAATAAATCATACTTCAGCGGATCAAGCTCGGTGATGCCCAGTACATAAGCCACCACGCTGCCCGCAGCCGAACCGCGGCCCGGCCCCACCGGAATGCCTTGTTGCCTGGCATAGTCAATAAAGTCCCAAACAATTAGAAAATAAGCTGAAAAGCCCATTTGCTTAATTACGCCCAGTTCATAATCCAATCTTTTGAGCACGGTATCATTTATACCGCCGTAGCGCCATTCAGTACCTTTAAGGCACAGTTCCCGCAGGTAAGAGTCCAGCGTATGCCCGTCGGGCACCTTATATTCGGGCAGATGCAGTTTGCCGAATTTCAGTTCCACATTGCAGCGGTCGGCAATACGCACGGTATTTTCCATAGCCTCACTAAGCTCACCGAACAATCCGGCCATTTCCCGTTCACTTTTCAGGTACAACTCTTGGGACTGAAATTTCATGCGTCCGGGGTCGTCCAGGGTCCTGCCGGTTTGAATACACAGCAGAACATCCTGCATTTCAGCGTGCTCCCGCAAGACATAATGCACGTCATTGGTGACTACCAGAGGTATACCGGTTTTTTGGTGCAGCTGCAGCAGTCCCCGGTTGGCGATTTTTTGCTCGGCAAAACCATGGTCCTGCAGCTCCAGATAATAATTGCCTTGACCAAATATATCCACATAATCAGCTGCGCTTTGCGCCGCCTGCGCCGGGTTATCCTTTATGATATGAGAGGCTACTTCACCGGCAATACAGCCGCTTAAAGCAATTAACCCCTGACTGTGAGCCGCCAAAAGCTCTTTATCCACCCGAGGCTTGTAATAGAAGCCTTCGGTAAAAGCCAGGGAAACCAGTTTAAATAAATTTTTCAGCCCGGTGTTATTTTCCGCCAGCAACACCAGGTGGTGCAGATTATCGTCCACCCGGGGCGTGCGGTCATGCCTGGTACGCGGCGCCACGTACACCTCACAGCCAATGACCGGCTTAATATTTTGTTTTTTGCAGGTTTTGTAAAAATCTACCACGCCATACATAACTCCGTGGTCGGTAATGGCCAGTGAAGGCATGCCCATTTGGACAGCGGTTTTAACCGCATCCTTAATCCTGGCGGCCCCGTCCAGCAGGCTGTATTCGGTGTGTACATGCAAGTGGACAAACACTCTAAAAACCCCCGTTAAAATTGGTTAGCGATAGTTGGTTAGTTAAAAATTCCCCTTGCTCTCAAGGGGAATTTTATCTTAAAATTATCAGTTGCACAATATTTTTATAGCCCTATTTGATACTGTTTAATCTTTTTATACAGCCAGGCACGTGAGATACCCAACAGTTTGGCAGCCTGCAGCTTGTTGCCGCCGGTTTTATCCAGTGCTTCCAGCAGCGCCTCCCGTTCCACATTCTCCAATAAAGCCGGCAATGCTTTTTCCGCCAGCGACTGCCGACAAGTTGCTTTTTCTTTTAATAAATAATGAGGCAAGTGCGTCAACTCGATGATTTTTCCATCTACCAGGTTAAAAGCCCGTTCAATAATATTTTCCATCTCCCGCACATTACCAGGCCAGTGATAACCGATAAAAATATCGGTAACTTCTTCACTGCAACCAGTGATTTGGAGGTTAAACGAGTGGTTGAACTTATAAATAAAATGATTTACCAGACCGCTTATATCTTCTTTTCTCTCGCGCAGCGCCGGTATGTTTATGTTTACGACATTAAGCCTATAGTATAAATCCTGCCTGAATTTACCGCCGGCAATCATTTCCGCCAGATCCCTGTTTGTGGCGGCAATTATCCGCACATCCACCTTTTTGACACTTCTGCCGCCCAGTCGCTCAATTTCCTTTTCCTGCAGCACCCTGAGCATTTTCGCCTGCATAGTCAGGGGCATATCCCCTATCTCATCAAGAAAAATTGTACCACCGTGAGCCAGTTCAAATTTACCGATTTGACCGCCTTTTCTAGCGCCGGTAAAAGCGCCCTCCTGGTAGCCAAACAGTTCAGATTCCAATAGATTCTCCGGTACCGCGGCACAATTAACTTTGATAAAAGGCCCTTTACCGCGTGGTGAATGACCATGCAGAGCGTGGGCAAAGAGCTCTTTTCCGGTACCGCTTTCTCCCGTAATAAGTACCGTTGACGGCCCTCTTGCCACTCGCCGCACAATATCCTTGAGCTGATTAATGGATTTACCGGTACCGATAATATCGTTCAATGTATAATGCACACCGGAGCATTTTGCATTTGCTTGAACCGGTATATTCCGGTTGGCTAAAGCAGCCAATTTATCGAGATCATGATAAACCACCTTACTAATAGCGCCTTCTACTTTACCGTTACTGACCACCGGGTAACGACTGATCAGCACATTTTTGTTTCCGATACGCATGATCTGGCTTTGCTGAGAACGACCGTTAATCTTCATTAAATGAGTTTTAGCCTCAGGTATTATTTCAGTTATATGTTTATTTAAAATGCTCATTGGATCTTTGTTCAACAACCTTGCCAGAGCATCATTGACAAAGTTGATATAACCTTCGTTATTAATGGAGATATACCCCTCATTGGTATTATCAAATATTGATTCCAAAGCGTTTTTCTGACCGGTTACTTGTTTAAGTTCCTCAGCCAGGTGGTGCAGTTCGGTAATTTCCTGAATTACCCCAATGGCCCCCACAATGCAATTATCACGTATCATAGGAGTGCGGTTGGCTACATAAATAGCATTGCCCAGCACAAATTTTCTGCCGATGTGAGCTTGGCCGGTTTTTAAAACTTTAATTAGCCCGGTATAAGGAATAATCTCCGATACCAACCTCCCTACAGCTTGATCGGCAGTTAATGCGAACAATTTTTCACAAGCATGATTGAATATAGTAATCCTGCCACGGTGATCCACTGCTATAACCGGATTGGCCATGCTGTTAAAAACATAGCTGTCATCCTGTGTCGATATATGTTTTTTTACACTGTTGACCATAGCCATAAAATCACCTCCTTGCTTGACAAGTGTTTGATAATTTAAAATATTCAACGAAGAAAGTTAAATTCCTGCCTATATTCAATAAATAAAAAAATTTCCCCCCTTAAGGGTGTTTATGGTTCTCATGAACATGGTGTTTATGGGAGCCATGTTCATGGCGGGTATTAGCAATTTGCACTAAATTATCAATACCGGTCTCGTTCTTTAACAACTCCTGGTCATCCTTGTTTTTTAATAATACATTTAAAGTTTTAGTAACACTATCATTGTCCAAGGTCTGTACATCCAGAGCGGATAATGCCCTGGCCCAATCAATGGTTTCAGCGATGGAAGGTTTT
This genomic interval from Desulfoscipio sp. XC116 contains the following:
- a CDS encoding DNA polymerase III subunit alpha; this translates as MFVHLHVHTEYSLLDGAARIKDAVKTAVQMGMPSLAITDHGVMYGVVDFYKTCKKQNIKPVIGCEVYVAPRTRHDRTPRVDDNLHHLVLLAENNTGLKNLFKLVSLAFTEGFYYKPRVDKELLAAHSQGLIALSGCIAGEVASHIIKDNPAQAAQSAADYVDIFGQGNYYLELQDHGFAEQKIANRGLLQLHQKTGIPLVVTNDVHYVLREHAEMQDVLLCIQTGRTLDDPGRMKFQSQELYLKSEREMAGLFGELSEAMENTVRIADRCNVELKFGKLHLPEYKVPDGHTLDSYLRELCLKGTEWRYGGINDTVLKRLDYELGVIKQMGFSAYFLIVWDFIDYARQQGIPVGPGRGSAAGSVVAYVLGITELDPLKYDLLFERFLNPERVSMPDIDIDFCFERRGEVIEYVARKYGSDRVSQIATFGTMAAKAAIRDVGRTMGMAYGDVDRIAKLVPNDLKITIEKALRDSPELSQIYRENAQVHKLIDMAALLEGMPRHASTHAAGVVITRDPLTHYLPLYKAADGPLTTQFAKDPVEELGLLKMDFLGLRTLTVIADAVHMIDQNRGVKINISEIPLDDQPAFELLCRGDGVGVFQLESSGMRAILKELRPEEFEDIVPLVALYRPGPLGSGMVEDFIKGRHGEKKVEYLHPLLEPILKDTYGVILYQEQVMRIASDLGGFTLGEADLMRRAMGKKKPEILAGLRVQFTEGAQKNNVDADIAGQVFDLIEYFAGYGFNKSHSAAYALVAYQTAYLKANYPVEFMAALLTSVRDNTDKVSFYIEECRRMGIDVLPPDVNISGVNFTVAGENIRFGMAAIKNVGLNAVKCIIDIKEGGGPYTSFADFCQRVDTRLINRRVIENLIKSGALDSLGHYRSQMVASIDSGLGLAQLSQQDRQNGQRSLLDFWGDDVKNTISLDMPSIQEFDQGDLLVMEKEALGLYVSGHPLSQYRETIIRHTTHQTITLAELEDRTEVVVGGMLNAVKRITTKKGDNMAFANLEDLSGVVELVIFPRCYQQCVSLLKVDNPVLARGVTSVSGEEVKVIVNVLEAMALRKYGELYINFTEVSIEAITRVQMVLCSHPGECPVYLYFPRDKKLALADRRFWVNLDSDVVRQLTGFLGPERVKIKNTPVSQDNLKRGQAGKLACQTD
- the mtrB gene encoding trp RNA-binding attenuation protein MtrB is translated as MSEYNETTGEYIVIKALENGVTIIGLTRGRDTKFHHSEKLDKGEIMIAQFTQHTSAIKIRGRAEIMTKHGNLSTGQA
- a CDS encoding sigma 54-interacting transcriptional regulator, which codes for MAMVNSVKKHISTQDDSYVFNSMANPVIAVDHRGRITIFNHACEKLFALTADQAVGRLVSEIIPYTGLIKVLKTGQAHIGRKFVLGNAIYVANRTPMIRDNCIVGAIGVIQEITELHHLAEELKQVTGQKNALESIFDNTNEGYISINNEGYINFVNDALARLLNKDPMSILNKHITEIIPEAKTHLMKINGRSQQSQIMRIGNKNVLISRYPVVSNGKVEGAISKVVYHDLDKLAALANRNIPVQANAKCSGVHYTLNDIIGTGKSINQLKDIVRRVARGPSTVLITGESGTGKELFAHALHGHSPRGKGPFIKVNCAAVPENLLESELFGYQEGAFTGARKGGQIGKFELAHGGTIFLDEIGDMPLTMQAKMLRVLQEKEIERLGGRSVKKVDVRIIAATNRDLAEMIAGGKFRQDLYYRLNVVNINIPALRERKEDISGLVNHFIYKFNHSFNLQITGCSEEVTDIFIGYHWPGNVREMENIIERAFNLVDGKIIELTHLPHYLLKEKATCRQSLAEKALPALLENVEREALLEALDKTGGNKLQAAKLLGISRAWLYKKIKQYQIGL